One Conger conger chromosome 18, fConCon1.1, whole genome shotgun sequence DNA window includes the following coding sequences:
- the LOC133118347 gene encoding glycine N-acyltransferase-like protein 3 isoform X1, with the protein MKILNKAALQHAEKVLWSYLPKGFMAYGYLFALNRDKPHTLEVVVDSWPDFKTIICRPHPKSEHTLLKNEELACFSTDEKVLKRMLTEDSILDWNKYLKIGGIDMLHTTMLKDISATKDVTMRPCHVAHLLELQDPNHLPHLTVSRDMEARISSLNESHVGLVNKTWKYGDDEKGFQLIKHLISHFPTCCITDEEGRPVSWVLLYDYCAMGMVYTLPEHRGKGYAKIMLSTMAARLHAQGYPVYCYTEEENQVSYRLFKRLGFTEDPSYRAAWYEFNY; encoded by the exons ATGAAGATTTTAAATAAGGCTGCATTACAACACGCAGAAAAGGTTCTGTGGTCATACTTACCAAAAGGCTTCATG GCTTATGGATATCTGTTTGCTCTGAATAGAGACAAACCACATACACTAGAGGTTGTTGTGGACTCCTGGCCTGATTTTAAAACAATCATTTGTCGACCGCACCCAAAG AGTGAACACACCCTGCTTAAAAATGAGGAACTGGCTTGCTTCAGTACTGATGAGAAGGTTCTTAAGAGAATGTTGACAGAAGACAGCATCTTAGATTGGAATAAATACTTGAAAATTGGAG GGATTGACATGCTTCATACCACCATGTTGAAGGACATTTCTGCCACAAAAGATGTCACAATGAGACCGTGTCATGTAGCTCACCTCCTGGAATTACAAGACCCAAATCACCTTCCTCACCTGACAGTGAGCAG AGATATGGAGGCCAGGATCTCCTCCCTGAATGAATCCCATGTCGGTTTGGTGAATAAAACCTGGAAATATGGAGATGATGAAAAAGGTTTTCAACTAATTAAACATCTGATAAGCCACTTCCCCACATGTTGCATCACTGATGAAGAAGGCCGTCCAGTTTCCTGGGTGCTGCTGTATGATTACTGTGCCATGGGGATGGTGTACACCCTGCCAGAGCACAGGGGGAAGGGCTATGCCAAGATCATGCTGAGCACCATGGCAGCAAGGCTCCATGCCCAGGGTTACCCTGTGTACTGCTACACTGAGGAGGAGAACCAGGTCTCCTACAGGCTCTTTAAGAGACTGGGCTTTACTGAAGACCCCTCCTACAGGGCTGCCTGGTATGAGTTCAACTACTAA
- the LOC133118347 gene encoding glycine N-acyltransferase-like protein 3 isoform X2, whose translation MKILNKAALQHAEKVLWSYLPKGFMSEHTLLKNEELACFSTDEKVLKRMLTEDSILDWNKYLKIGGIDMLHTTMLKDISATKDVTMRPCHVAHLLELQDPNHLPHLTVSRDMEARISSLNESHVGLVNKTWKYGDDEKGFQLIKHLISHFPTCCITDEEGRPVSWVLLYDYCAMGMVYTLPEHRGKGYAKIMLSTMAARLHAQGYPVYCYTEEENQVSYRLFKRLGFTEDPSYRAAWYEFNY comes from the exons ATGAAGATTTTAAATAAGGCTGCATTACAACACGCAGAAAAGGTTCTGTGGTCATACTTACCAAAAGGCTTCATG AGTGAACACACCCTGCTTAAAAATGAGGAACTGGCTTGCTTCAGTACTGATGAGAAGGTTCTTAAGAGAATGTTGACAGAAGACAGCATCTTAGATTGGAATAAATACTTGAAAATTGGAG GGATTGACATGCTTCATACCACCATGTTGAAGGACATTTCTGCCACAAAAGATGTCACAATGAGACCGTGTCATGTAGCTCACCTCCTGGAATTACAAGACCCAAATCACCTTCCTCACCTGACAGTGAGCAG AGATATGGAGGCCAGGATCTCCTCCCTGAATGAATCCCATGTCGGTTTGGTGAATAAAACCTGGAAATATGGAGATGATGAAAAAGGTTTTCAACTAATTAAACATCTGATAAGCCACTTCCCCACATGTTGCATCACTGATGAAGAAGGCCGTCCAGTTTCCTGGGTGCTGCTGTATGATTACTGTGCCATGGGGATGGTGTACACCCTGCCAGAGCACAGGGGGAAGGGCTATGCCAAGATCATGCTGAGCACCATGGCAGCAAGGCTCCATGCCCAGGGTTACCCTGTGTACTGCTACACTGAGGAGGAGAACCAGGTCTCCTACAGGCTCTTTAAGAGACTGGGCTTTACTGAAGACCCCTCCTACAGGGCTGCCTGGTATGAGTTCAACTACTAA